The Xiphophorus couchianus chromosome 14, X_couchianus-1.0, whole genome shotgun sequence genome includes a region encoding these proteins:
- the LOC114156789 gene encoding alpha-tectorin-like isoform X1, with product MLRPLLYLCTVMALTGAAGADICTVTGPAVIDFTGRFSPVTDLCVYSMLSDSSMGFEVFATFRERRRRDVSFLDGVTLKLQDPAVQFHLQQGGRVQMNDAQLNLSSSGQMLHGVWISKDTTGVMANVTISNHTIYLFFDGSTAQIHIEKPVWSSADGLCVNASSISTQRLNLYSSSSCQTQYNDFPDTSINCSLITDHCNILKESPFSSCNADIDPAPYINACSNTLCKYPSVDGLWCHFLWAYARACTLTSRASLGDWRPADCSSPAAFCQDKVCSDHEFCGEKISGGTGCLCRAVFAYDYKQSNTLSEPTVCRKNSGSVTLIGCLLEERGVDYSVLHLNDRSCRGEMDQENHMVTFSFDSSNSCGTEIMNNGSQIIYKNAIKYQNSSDIITRQDQFYMDFSCLHTQPETKIVAFNIKDSSVVVIVKSGEWNYTVAMKAYTDPGLTHALEPTTGVVLNQKIWVELTTTGLDANVIAVETDSCWATSRDSPSSQPRYDLIKNGCADPGDQTVQVEGNGEGTSNRFSFNMFQFTGSAGDVYLHCKLQLCVKQGNSCTPDCSGGAKRRRRSTRSGRPAVISLAWTHWFP from the exons ATGCTCCGCCCCCTGCTTTACCTGTGTACTGTCATGGCACTGACAG GTGCTGCTGGAGCCGACATCTGCACTGTGACCGGCCCCGCCGTCATCGACTTCACAGGCCGATTCAGTCCTGTGACGGATCTGTGTGTGTACTCCATGCTCTCAGACTCATCAATGGGCTTTGAAGTGTTTGCCACCTTCAGGGAGCGCCGTCGCAGAGACGTGAGCTTTTTGGACGGCGTCACCCTGAAGCTGCAGGATCCAGCTGTTCAGTTTCACCTTCAGCAAGGAGGGAGAGTCCAG ATGAACGACGCCCAGCTGAACCTCAGCAGCTCAGGCCAGATGCTTCACGGCGTTTGGATTTCCAAAGACACAACTGGAGTCATGGCAAACGTTACAATCTCCAATCACacaatttatttgttctttgaCGGCTCCACAGCACAGATCCACATAGAAA AACCAGTTTGGTCGTCTGCTGATGGTCTGTGTGTAAACGCCAGCAGTATCTCAACCCAGAGGCTAAATCTCTACAGCTCCTCCAG CTGTCAGACTCAGTACAACGACTTTCCTGACACTTCAATCAACTGCAGCCTGATAACGGACCA CTGCAACATCCTGAAGGAATCTCCCTTCTCCTCCTGCAACGCTGACATCGACCCGGCTCCCTACATCAACGCCTGCAGCAACACTTTGTGCAAATATCCCTCAGTGGACGGTCTGTGGTGTCACTTCCTGTGGGCATACGCCAGAGCCTGCACCCTGACCAGCAGAGCCTCACTGGGAGACTGGAGGCCTGCTGACTGCT CCTCACCTGCAGCTTTTTGCCAGGACAAAGTTTGCAGTGATCATGAGTTTTGTGGAGAGAAAATCAGTGGGGGAACTGGCTGCCTCTGCAGAGCCGTGTTTGCCTACGACTACAAACAGTCAAACACTCTGA GTGAGCCAACAGTCTGCAGGAAGAACTCTGGTTCAGTCACTCTGATTGGATGTCTGCTGGAGGAAAGAGGCGTCGACTACTCAGTCCTACACCTGAACGACCGGAGCTGCAGGGGCGAGATGGACCAGGAGAACCACATGGTGACCTTCAGCTTCGACAGCAGCAACAGCTGCGGGACGGAGATCATG AACAATGGAAGCCAGATAATCTACAAGAACGCCATCAAGTACCAGAACAGCTCTGACATCATCACTCGCCAGGACCAGTTCTACATGGACTTCTCCTGCCTGCACACCCAACCCGAAACAAAGATCGTTGCCTTCAACATCAAGGACAG CTCTGTGGTCGTCATAGTGAAGTCTGGAGAATGGAATTACACCGTGGCCATGAAGGCCTACACCGACCCCGGCCTCACACACGCTCTGGAACCAACGACTGGCGTGGTTCTCAACCAGAAGATCTGGGTGGAGCTGACGACCACTGGGCTGGATGCAAACGTGATCGCCGTGGAAACGGATTCATGCTGGGCAACCAGTCGCGATTCTCCCAGCAGCCAGCCAAGATATGACCTGATCAAGAACGG CTGTGCCGACCCCGGCGACCAGACGGTGCAGGTGGAGGGAAACGGAGAAGGAACCTCCAACCGCTTCTCCTTCAACATGTTCCAGTTTACTGGGAGCGCTGGGGACGTTTATCTGCACTGCaagctgcagctgtgtgtcAAACAGGGGAACAGCTGCACTCCG GACTGCAGTGGCGGCGCTAAAAGACGACGCAGATCCACCAGGTCTGGACGTCCAGCCGTCATCAGCCTGGCCTGGACTCA CTGGTTTCCATAA
- the LOC114156968 gene encoding uncharacterized protein LOC114156968, translating to MEPNKPHEGFRMKMISRILLLLILSSCPCAATFVVNVTQSSYQAEENHSITLEWTFTTEPDSCLSFEFMMFTLITENKKVSILFHEHGGAEVSQSQDKQFAGRVQSDKELLKDGRIKLHVSRLRINDSGLYLCEIQADCGFGSAACQLIVRAGDKQPVSPTANPPTENKGLIALYVFLVLAAAGATGAALYCKKQKNKMLTICYKESDEQCPGRDDDDTGTFENLSDFTTVAFRMKDDDRLLLPGLRIVSSGRLPAVMSEYLDLN from the exons AGGCttcag gATGAAGATGATCTCCAGGATCCTGctgctcctcatcctcagcTCATGTCCCTGTG cAGCAACATTTGTAGTGAATGTGACACAGAGCAGCTATCAGGCAGAGGAGAACCACAGCATCACTCTGGAGTGGACCTTCACCACCGAACCCGACTCCTGCTTGAGCTTCGAGTTCATGATGTTCACATTAATAAccgaaaacaaaaaagtgtccATCTTGTTCCATGAGCATGGTGGAGCGGAGGTGTCGCAGTCTCAGGATAAACAGTTTGCAGGACGAGTCCAGAGTGATAAAGAACTCCTTAAAGACGGACGGATTAAACTGCACGTGTCCAGGCTGAGGATCAATGACTCTGGTCTGTATCTGTGTGAGATCCAGGCAGATTGTGGCTTCGGCTCTGCTGCCTGTCAGCTAATAGTCAGAG CTGGTGACAAACAACCTGTGAGTCCAACTGCGAATCctccaacagaaaataaaggattGATCGCTCTCTACGTTTTCCTGGTGTtggcagcagcaggagcaacaGGAGCAGCTCtgtactgtaaaaaacaaaaaaataagatgttAACCATCTGTTACAAAGAGTCAGATGAACAATGTCCAGGACGAGACGACGACGATACAG GTACCTTTGAGAACCTCAGTGACTTCACGACGGTCGCCTTCAGGATGAAGGATGACGACCGGCTGCTGCTTCCTGGACTTCGTATCGTCTCCTCTGGGCGACTTCCTGCTGTGATGTCAGAGTATTTGGACCTGAACTGA
- the LOC114156789 gene encoding alpha-tectorin-like isoform X2: MLRPLLYLCTVMALTGAAGADICTVTGPAVIDFTGRFSPVTDLCVYSMLSDSSMGFEVFATFRERRRRDVSFLDGVTLKLQDPAVQFHLQQGGRVQMNDAQLNLSSSGQMLHGVWISKDTTGVMANVTISNHTIYLFFDGSTAQIHIEKPVWSSADGLCVNASSISTQRLNLYSSSSCQTQYNDFPDTSINCSLITDHCNILKESPFSSCNADIDPAPYINACSNTLCKYPSVDGLWCHFLWAYARACTLTSRASLGDWRPADCSSPAAFCQDKVCSDHEFCGEKISGGTGCLCRAVFAYDYKQSNTLSEPTVCRKNSGSVTLIGCLLEERGVDYSVLHLNDRSCRGEMDQENHMVTFSFDSSNSCGTEIMNNGSQIIYKNAIKYQNSSDIITRQDQFYMDFSCLHTQPETKIVAFNIKDSSVVVIVKSGEWNYTVAMKAYTDPGLTHALEPTTGVVLNQKIWVELTTTGLDANVIAVETDSCWATSRDSPSSQPRYDLIKNGCADPGDQTVQVEGNGEGTSNRFSFNMFQFTGSAGDVYLHCKLQLCVKQGNSCTPDCSGGAKRRRRSTRSGRPAVISLAWTQ, encoded by the exons ATGCTCCGCCCCCTGCTTTACCTGTGTACTGTCATGGCACTGACAG GTGCTGCTGGAGCCGACATCTGCACTGTGACCGGCCCCGCCGTCATCGACTTCACAGGCCGATTCAGTCCTGTGACGGATCTGTGTGTGTACTCCATGCTCTCAGACTCATCAATGGGCTTTGAAGTGTTTGCCACCTTCAGGGAGCGCCGTCGCAGAGACGTGAGCTTTTTGGACGGCGTCACCCTGAAGCTGCAGGATCCAGCTGTTCAGTTTCACCTTCAGCAAGGAGGGAGAGTCCAG ATGAACGACGCCCAGCTGAACCTCAGCAGCTCAGGCCAGATGCTTCACGGCGTTTGGATTTCCAAAGACACAACTGGAGTCATGGCAAACGTTACAATCTCCAATCACacaatttatttgttctttgaCGGCTCCACAGCACAGATCCACATAGAAA AACCAGTTTGGTCGTCTGCTGATGGTCTGTGTGTAAACGCCAGCAGTATCTCAACCCAGAGGCTAAATCTCTACAGCTCCTCCAG CTGTCAGACTCAGTACAACGACTTTCCTGACACTTCAATCAACTGCAGCCTGATAACGGACCA CTGCAACATCCTGAAGGAATCTCCCTTCTCCTCCTGCAACGCTGACATCGACCCGGCTCCCTACATCAACGCCTGCAGCAACACTTTGTGCAAATATCCCTCAGTGGACGGTCTGTGGTGTCACTTCCTGTGGGCATACGCCAGAGCCTGCACCCTGACCAGCAGAGCCTCACTGGGAGACTGGAGGCCTGCTGACTGCT CCTCACCTGCAGCTTTTTGCCAGGACAAAGTTTGCAGTGATCATGAGTTTTGTGGAGAGAAAATCAGTGGGGGAACTGGCTGCCTCTGCAGAGCCGTGTTTGCCTACGACTACAAACAGTCAAACACTCTGA GTGAGCCAACAGTCTGCAGGAAGAACTCTGGTTCAGTCACTCTGATTGGATGTCTGCTGGAGGAAAGAGGCGTCGACTACTCAGTCCTACACCTGAACGACCGGAGCTGCAGGGGCGAGATGGACCAGGAGAACCACATGGTGACCTTCAGCTTCGACAGCAGCAACAGCTGCGGGACGGAGATCATG AACAATGGAAGCCAGATAATCTACAAGAACGCCATCAAGTACCAGAACAGCTCTGACATCATCACTCGCCAGGACCAGTTCTACATGGACTTCTCCTGCCTGCACACCCAACCCGAAACAAAGATCGTTGCCTTCAACATCAAGGACAG CTCTGTGGTCGTCATAGTGAAGTCTGGAGAATGGAATTACACCGTGGCCATGAAGGCCTACACCGACCCCGGCCTCACACACGCTCTGGAACCAACGACTGGCGTGGTTCTCAACCAGAAGATCTGGGTGGAGCTGACGACCACTGGGCTGGATGCAAACGTGATCGCCGTGGAAACGGATTCATGCTGGGCAACCAGTCGCGATTCTCCCAGCAGCCAGCCAAGATATGACCTGATCAAGAACGG CTGTGCCGACCCCGGCGACCAGACGGTGCAGGTGGAGGGAAACGGAGAAGGAACCTCCAACCGCTTCTCCTTCAACATGTTCCAGTTTACTGGGAGCGCTGGGGACGTTTATCTGCACTGCaagctgcagctgtgtgtcAAACAGGGGAACAGCTGCACTCCG GACTGCAGTGGCGGCGCTAAAAGACGACGCAGATCCACCAGGTCTGGACGTCCAGCCGTCATCAGCCTGGCCTGGACTCAGTAG